TAGCAGCAGCACCCACACGCGCGTGGAGTTCGCCTCGCTTCTCGATACGCGCGTCTACCCCTGATCCCGAGATTTCAACATGACTGATATTGATCGCCCGTCGCCGAGCCGCGTCCGCACGCTTCTGACCCGGGCCGTGATGGCTCTGGGTGTTCTCGGCGCTGCCGCCTATCTGATCGACGACCTCTACGGTCTCGGCAAGCTTGGCGACAAGATCATGGAGATCGTCGGGAACGTCCTGGCGGCCTTGTTCCTCCTGACCGTGGTCAAGCTCCTCTGCGAAATGTACTGGCCGTGGATCCGCCTCAAGCTGATCTGGTTGGTGACCCTCGCCGGTGTCTGGGCGTGGTGGCGCATCGGCGGCTATTGAGTGCTGGTTACCGGACTTCGACCGAGGCGCCGGTGCTCACAAGCTCATAGAGCTGGCTGACGTGAGCGTTGTGCATCCGGAAACAGCCGCTGGACGCTGCGCGACCGATGCTGCCAGGCGAGTTCGTCCCATGAATCCGTAGAGCTCCCTCCGCGAGATAAATCGCCCTGATCCCCAACGGATTGCGGGGACCCGGCGCGACATAGGCCGGCAGGCGCGGATTCTCGGCTCGCATCGATTCCGTCGGGCGCCAGGCTGGGTTCTTCGCCTTGCTGATGACACGGGTGCGGCCAAACCACTGGTGGCCCTCCCGTCCGACGGCGATCGGCCAGATATGCGCCTCGCCGTCCGCTCGAACGAAATAGAGGAGCCGCTCTCGCGTGTTGATGACGATCGTTCCCGGCCGACCAGGGCCGTCATACGCATAGACCAGTTGCGCGGCTGCCGGTTGGGCGAGGGCGATCATGACGAGAGCAGCGAGAAGCAGGAGCGTGAGCATCCGGCGATTATGCCTCGAGGCCAGGAATGGCGAAATCCATTCGACACTGCGCTTGTGACTGGCGTCCGGTCGCGGCAATTTCGAAGGAAGCCGGACCGGCCCAGATCAAGGAACAGCCTAATGCCGCATCCCGAGCTCCACCGTCTGCCGGAAGGCGCGATCTACCGCATGATCACCGATCGCGTGCAGTTCGAGGATCGGGTCCAGCTGGAGTTCTCGGATCCTATCCGCTGCCTGCGCGTGGAGGACGGCGTCCTTCAGCAGGGCCGCGGCGACGTGATCTCCCACGAGGAGTTCAACGTCGACGCCTTCCGCTGCACCGAGGATGGCTTCCCTCTGCTGCCCGTCGATACGCCCATCTCCTTCCAGGTTGAATCCCTGCGTGAAGCTGCGAAGACGCTCGATCCTGCGCCGGACCTGAGCGCGCATTTTGCAGACATCGCGGCGCTGCGGCGGCGCATGCCCGAACTCGCTGCGCTCGATGCCCAGGCGCGCAACGATGCATTGACCTACGACGCACTGAACCTCGACGTGAAGGATCCCCGCGTTCCGCAGAAATACATCGGCGAGGTGACGTCCCGAGCGCCGGAGAAGGCCGAGCTCGATCCTGTTATTCTGCTCATCGAGCAGCAGACGCGCGTCGCGCCTGAAAACTGGCATCGCGTTATCGACATGCCTCGCTATCAGCACGAGTCACTGCGCGCCATTGCGCGCGCTATGCTGGCTCCCGTGATTGGCAATGCCGCTGATCTTGAGGATATGCGTATCCTGAAGATGGATCCGAACGAAGTTGAGCGATCAGCGGCCATGAAGCGGTGGGTTCGCAACGCGGAAGAAAGCTGCGAGCTCGCTCCTTTCAGTCACCCAAGCTTTCCCGGGTACGAAACCGGAGTCCCCATTTTCGCTGAGAAGGACGGGGTCGGGATCGTTTTTTTCGAGGATCATTTCGCCTCATACGCCTACGCCTTCGCGACCGATCCCGATCTGAAGCTCGAACTGAGGGATGACGAACCGCCGGCGCCGCGCTTCTTCTGATGGACTTCGATCTGCCAGGGACCCTGCAGGAGGCGAGCGAGATCGTTCGCTCCGTTCGTCCTGACCTGCAGATTGATACTGTCTGCATCCTTATTCAGACGGCGGCGGCCGGCCTTCTCGGTTTCCAGACCGCCGACGTTCGCGTCGGCGCCTTGTTCTGGCCATCCGGTTTCGAGGACGACTTCGACTTGGCGATCCGCGGCGGCTGGGGCCTGGCTGGTGTCGACCACGATCGAGGTCGGTTCTATCTCGACCCATCCCTCATGGACGAGGATGGCGGCTATAACGGGCATGCCTGGATCGAAAGCGAGCCCGGCCATGCCCTTGACGTGATGTATGCCTGGGACGGACCCGAGAACGAGATGGACGAGCGTCTTCGCACGGTTCGGCGTTATCTGCGGCGCGTGGACCTCGAACGGCAAGTGAAGCGCTTCTGGAAGGCTGATATGGAGCGCGTTTTCGCTGTCGCGTCCTGTCGGCCAGCGCCGGCGGCCGGCTTCGGTCGCTAGCGACTTTTGGCTTTCATCGGGCCACCATAGCCTCACCAGCATCTCAGCTGAAGGACTGCCCGCGATGGAATGGGATCGACTGGATTCTACGACCTGGCACCGCCCGATGACGGCGATGACGGTCGAGACGTTCCTCTCGGGCGAAACAGGCTCCGCGTTCATCAACCTCGATGGCGGAAAGTTCTGGCTCTCGATCCCCGACCAGGCCGGCCAGTCGCCCTTCGAGACTCTTGCGGCCGCCCAGGCTGCCGGCGATCGTGCCCTGGCTGAGCTTGACGCCAAGCAAGCTTCAGAGATCGCCCGCAGCGAAGGCCTCGACGACGAGTGGGCATTCCAGCTTGATCGCGATCTGCCGACCTTCGTTTCCGCCGCCGGCTTCGAGCTCACGCGCATGAAGCGTGGTGAGTGGGCTGTTTTCGAAGGCGACGAGGAACTTTTGAAGGCGCCGACGGCGGCGGATGCGGCGTCTCAGCTCGCGGCTCGGAATTCCTTCGCACCGTCGATCTAGACGACGCGAGCTCATCCCGCGAATTCGACCGCGGGCATCAAGGATCGGTTCACCTATCCACAGTGCGCGTTCCCCGGATTTCGACCGGGGGCTTGCGCTGCCGCCTCAGTTATGTTCCCTATTCGTTCCATCGCAACGCCATGAAGGAGACTGTGCCATGGCCCACAACGCAGCCCTGACGGCGAAATCGCTCCGAGACGGCAAAGAGCTCGCGAAGCTCTCGTTCCTGTCCGCATTCTCTGGAGATTACCGCGATGTTTTCCGATTTGACTGGGGCCGAAGCGCCCGCCGAGACTGAACAAAGCCGAGACCCCTGGACGACCGATCCGATCCTGGCAGGATCGGTCTTGGCTCAGGCCGACGCCGCCGCGAGAGACGAGCTGATAGCATTTTTCGCTACAGCTGCAGTGGCTGCGTCACAGCAAGGTCAAGGGCAGCGATTCATGGTCGCAGCGTGAACGATCCTTCCGGACGGAGCACATCCGTCCGGATTTCTCCTTGCCCAATTTCCGTATTCCTTCGATATTCGATTCAAGGTTCAAATCGAAGGTCATCGGGGAAGGCAATGAGCGGATCAGATCGTCGCGGGAAAGGGCACTGGGCCGATGTGGCCGTCGCTTCACACCGCGCGCTCCGCCACTTCGATGATTTCATTCATCCCCTGCTGAAGCAGGCTGGCCTCGGCAATATGGCCGTCTCCAACGTCATTTTCCTCCTCAGCCTCGACAAGGGGCCGAAGCGCGTCGTCGACCTGATCAGGGACGAGAACATTGCTGGATCGAACGTCTCCTACGCGATCGCTTCACTCGTCGATTGCGAGCTTGCGGTGCGAGAGTCCGACCCCAAGGACAAGCGTGTTCGCGTCGTGACGTTGACCGAACGTGGACAGAACTTGGCGGCCTCAATCCGCCGCGCGACAAGTGGCGACGCCGGTCAGATCGGCGCCGCTCTCAAGGGCGTCACCCATTTCGAGAACCACTGCTCCACCGGCATGCGCCGGTTAGCCCATGCCGGGTAGCGGCCGTCGGGCCTGGGCGCTCCTAAAGGGAAGTGGCGCGCTCGGCTGATCGTCGCCTTCATCGTCATAGCCCCGAGCCGGGGCAGCCTTCTCGGGCGCACGACGCTTCGCATCGGCAGCCATCTGCTCAGCCGACCAGAGCTCGCGGGTTTCGAAGGGCTTCATCGGCTTGCCGGAAGCGTCCTTCATATTCGCGGTTCCAATCATCTTTCGATCGATCGGAGGGACGATCGCGAGCGGCTCCACGCAGGCCGCGACTCGATGCGTCTTTTCCGTTTTCCCGCCGAAGGCCCACTTGTCCTCGTCGCAGAGGATCAAGAGGCTCGGCACGTAGCCCTCGCCATAGAGCTTCGAGACCGAACCCAGTACTTTGCCGGTGGTTTCGACGCGCGTGTTGATCCCTTCGCGAAGCGACTGATCGCGCCCGACATGCACGCTGAAGATCGGCATCAGCTCAACTGGCCCGCCGGCGAGCAGGCGGTTGGCCTCCACCAGGCGCTTCACATAGGCAGCGACCTTCTCGCCCGGATCCATCTTGAACTCCTGCCGGCCGGCGCGCGAGCGCATGAAGAAGCTCACCTCGCCGCCCGGGAACTCTCGTCCGACCTGGCTCGTGACAAGTGTCTCGACGTCGACGGTGCTGCGCATCACGCGAGCGGCGAGCGGATCGGGGATCGAGACCCATTGTGAGAAGCCGCCCTTGTGGACGTTCGCGGCCGAGATGCGCGCGAGCGCCTTCATGACCTGGACAGGTCCGCTCATCCCGTCATGGATACGCCCTGCGACGCGGCCACAAACGAGCGTGTCGCCTTCGATGAACGCGGCTTCGAGCACGACGAGATCGCCCGGAGCGGTGCGATGGGTCACGCGCCCCTCCGGGCTGCGGGTACCGGATAGCGCGGTCGCCAGCGGCAGCCCCTGAACCTCGGGCTGGTGAAGCTTGAGCTCCGTTCCGGCCGGCAGGGCGCCGAGCGGCGAGACGAGGATTCCGTGGCCTGGCTTCTCCGAAACCCGGATTGCGACGGCTCCGCGCTTGTTCGACAGGCGCGACGCGGCATTGTCGGCCGCGCCCTTAGTCTTTGCGATGTTGGCCAGGGCCACGAGTGCCTCCTTACCGCATGCCAGGGGCCACTGGCCCCTCGACTTCGGGATCGATTGTCACGACAGGCTCGCGCGCGCCCAGAACGGCCGCGATGCGATCACCCATGATCTTCAGGCGATGGACATATCGCTTCTCGTAGCGGTCGCCGCGCAGACGGACGTCGTGACCCACGAACTTCTGCAGGTTCTCCTGCTCGCTGAGCGGATACATGTAGAGGTAGCGCTCCTCGGGGGTGAAATCGTTCTTCGCTCCCTTGCGGGGAACGTCGTACATGATCTCGCCCTTGGGCAGGAAACGGGGCAGCGGTTTGTGCTCGACGAGCTCGACATGCGTCTCCATCGTCAAGCCGACCGCCCTGCCGGCGTGGTCGCGAGTGACGCTGCGGGTGCTCCGGAACTTCACCGGAACGAGCTGGTCGAACTTCCTGGCATAGTCACCCCATTGCGGGCGCCTTTCGTCCGCGTTGAGCCAGAAGGGCTCTTCTTCGAGCACGATCTGCAGCGCCTCAGGCCCGCGGACAGAGAAGATGGTGCCGTAATCATCGGTGCTGAGCTCCGGCACCTCAACCACGCCGTACTCTTCGGTGTCCTCGGTGTGTCGACGGCGCAACCTCACCTGCTTGCCGGATGTTGCATCCAGGAAGCCATAGGCAACGATCGTCTCGTCATCGTTCTCTGTCGCAGTCATCAACGGCTCCTTTGGCGCCATGATCGCTCGATAGCTGGAAAGCCAGAAGTCTCGGTCTCAAATGGGCAACGGCAGGTCGAGAAGGTCGGCCTTCCGGATCACCCTCGGGCCGACGCCGCAGCTGATCCGACGCAAGGCTCGCTGACCGCCGGGGCTCAGCAGGGAGGCCATCACCACGCGCCGCCAGGCCTGCGGGATACGGATCGCGTAGACGCAGTCGCTTAGCGGAGAGGAGCCGCTCTCGACCAGGCCGATCTTCTCATGGGAGGAGCGCCCGACCCTGGCGAGCAGTATGTCCCCAGCGCGCGCGTCCGTCTTTTTTCCGGCGCCTGCCTCGTCGAGATGGATCTCCCGCGGCTCGTCGCTCTTCGGGAACGAGGTGGTGTGGAAGCCGCCCTTCGTTCTGACCTCGACCGATGAGCGGTGGCCACGGACAATCTCTGCACGCAGTTCTCGAAGCGTGATCGAACGCTCCATCTGCGTTGGCCTCAGTGCATAGTAGGCGTGGTCGAGCCGCCTTGCGGCCTCCTGAGGCGAGATCTGGATCGGGTTCGAGAGCCCGTCCTCATCCAGCGTATGGAGATCGACATAGCCTGTCCCGCCGGGTTCGTTGCGCATCATCAGGGCATAGGCTTGAGCCGTCGTTCGCAGGAAGGAACCGCGCCCCAACGACACGACCTTCGAGATCGATAGCCTCTCCACCAAGGCCTGGCGCACGGCCGCGTTCTTGAATGACGTCATCAGGCCGTCGGGGACGATCATACCGATCTCTGCGCCCTCCTTCGCGGCCCGAAGCATCTGGGCGAGGAAGACAAGCTCCGCCGTGCAGGTCTCGGCTGGCAGATCCAGCAAACCGGCGAGACCTGCGTCCGCGAAGATCCGCTCGATCGCCGCGGTTCTGGCCACCCTTCGATAGGGCGGGTTCGACAGCAGCACATCGAATTTCCGGTGGAGTTTCCCTGGGAGATCCAAGGACAACGCATCGAGGCAATGGTGCTGATGGCTGATGCGTCCTGCGCCGCGCAGCTCGCGCTTCAGCTTGAGCTCTATCTCTGGATCCTTATCGACGGTCATGAAGCTCGCGGAACGCCAGCGCTGCGTCGTCGGGAGCGTGAGCGAGCCTTCGCCGCAACCGAGATCGAGGACGTTCTTCGCCATATCGGTCGTGAACAATGCGGCGAAGCTGTCGGCCATCGGCGACTTCGAATAGAAGCGCGAGAGTGGGTCTCCCGGCCTGAAGTCGGAGCGCGAAGGTATGGCTGCGACATCCGCCGCGAGAGACGACTCGACCACGATGGCTCCAGATCAAGGATTCGATTCACATGATCCCATGGGGCCTCGCGTCCATCCATGGTCTCGCGCGGAATTCCTTCTCCAGATTCGCCTCGTTGTGACTTTCGAGGCACGCTTACAGGCTCGCCCAATGACTGATTTCATTCGCGGCCAGATCATCTTTCGCAGGGCTGTGGGCTCGGTAACGCCCGACTACAGCCAGCCACGACATGCTCGCTTCGAGAGCGGATACCCGTTTGTGTATGACATCGCCCTTGCGCTCATTGAATGCGATCCGGGCACCTATGCCGACGAGCAGCTTCTACCGTTCACGCTCTCCGGGGCCCCCGACAGTTTCAGACTCTCATTGGATCGCCGCGGCGATCCGGTTCCGGATTATGCCAGGATCGACAAGCTCGATGGCCTGTTGCGGACAATGCAGATCAAGCCGCCATTCCTAGGATCGCTTCTCTGCTGCGGGGGGATGGTTCTTCGGAAGACTAGGTTCCCCGGCGCACCTGGCCGCGTAGTCATGGCCGGGGCTGGCATCATGCGATCCCCAATCACTGTAGTTCCGGAAAAGGAGATGTTTTCGCTCTTAGGCAGTCCATCGCGGCTCACCATGGGGTCCCCGGAGCCAGTGCCGGAAGCTTTTCCAGATGGCAGCATCCCTAGCCAAACCTTTGACAAACCGATCTGGGGTTTCGGAGAGCGCAGGGCAATTCCTTCCACGCTCCATCTTGATGTTCTTGACCACGGAAAGGAGATTATCTCCCTTCTTTATCGCGACGATCTTTCGGAAGCCGAGGCGCGTCGGCTTGAAGAGCTCAAGGCGTCACCGCTGTGTGAGCCATTCAAGGTGCATTGGAAGGACGAGCTCTTCGCCGAGTATTATCGCCGTTCCAGCGAGGCTGGGGCTGTCGGACAGCTGGATTCGTACCCAACGGCTGAAGAGCGGCAGCGCCAGCGCCGCGTCGTTGACGAGATTGTCAAGGCGATGGTTGAGGAGCAGCGTCGAGAAGACAGCCTTCGCTACGCCTGAGGCGCGGTCGCGCGACAATCCTTTCTTCTATGGCTAGCAGGACAGAGCGGACGATTTTATAGTTTCGCAACTCACCTCGATGATTCCACTCGCGAATCCTTCAATGAACCGACCAGCCCACCCCTTGTCATGACCTTTTCCCGCGTTCGCGTCTTGTGAGCATCCTACGCTGGTGGGGCAGCTGCCTTCACGCCACTCAGGGATGCCCATCGGCATCGTGAGGTCTCCAGATGGAGACCGCCGCAGAAGGAGCAGTTGCATGAAGTCGCATTCACTCGTTGTCGCGTTCGCATTCGTTGCGTTCGCGTTGGCCGGTCAGGCTGCGCAGGCCGACACCGCCAAGGTCTTCGGCACGGCCCAGGTCAAGGTGCTTTCTCCAGACCAGGCAAGGGCGGTCAGCGGCAAGGGCGCAGACCAGGCCATTGTTGCTCAGCATCTCGGGCAGTTCTCGGGGCATTCCGATCTGGCAGCCCGCGGCTCGGTCGGAGGCCCGCTTCCGCAGATCGGGCAGCTTGGAGGGCTCAGAGCGCGTGTCGATGGCGCGCCGGCGGCTCCCACTGGTGTTCTCCCCTCGCTCCCGGTAGGAGCTCCGGCTCCGATCCGCGACCTCGGCCGAGCGGGTGCTCCGCTTCCGCAGATCGGCCCGGTTGGAGTCGCACCGACGCTGCATCGCTGAACGCACGCGAGCCGGCCAGCTGCCGATCGGGAGATCCCGTTCTGCCCTGGCCGGCATTCCGACGCCGCATCCATCGTTGGAAGAAGATCGGCTCCATCTCGCCTGACGGCCGGCGCGCTTTTCCCTAGATCGAAGGGGCGGGATCGTTCGACGTACGGAGCTTCAACACCTCCGCAGGCGCATCGTCACCGACGAACTCGCCGT
The Bosea sp. ANAM02 genome window above contains:
- a CDS encoding L,D-transpeptidase, translated to MLTLLLLAALVMIALAQPAAAQLVYAYDGPGRPGTIVINTRERLLYFVRADGEAHIWPIAVGREGHQWFGRTRVISKAKNPAWRPTESMRAENPRLPAYVAPGPRNPLGIRAIYLAEGALRIHGTNSPGSIGRAASSGCFRMHNAHVSQLYELVSTGASVEVR
- a CDS encoding MarR family winged helix-turn-helix transcriptional regulator, giving the protein MSGSDRRGKGHWADVAVASHRALRHFDDFIHPLLKQAGLGNMAVSNVIFLLSLDKGPKRVVDLIRDENIAGSNVSYAIASLVDCELAVRESDPKDKRVRVVTLTERGQNLAASIRRATSGDAGQIGAALKGVTHFENHCSTGMRRLAHAG
- a CDS encoding N-6 DNA methylase, giving the protein MVESSLAADVAAIPSRSDFRPGDPLSRFYSKSPMADSFAALFTTDMAKNVLDLGCGEGSLTLPTTQRWRSASFMTVDKDPEIELKLKRELRGAGRISHQHHCLDALSLDLPGKLHRKFDVLLSNPPYRRVARTAAIERIFADAGLAGLLDLPAETCTAELVFLAQMLRAAKEGAEIGMIVPDGLMTSFKNAAVRQALVERLSISKVVSLGRGSFLRTTAQAYALMMRNEPGGTGYVDLHTLDEDGLSNPIQISPQEAARRLDHAYYALRPTQMERSITLRELRAEIVRGHRSSVEVRTKGGFHTTSFPKSDEPREIHLDEAGAGKKTDARAGDILLARVGRSSHEKIGLVESGSSPLSDCVYAIRIPQAWRRVVMASLLSPGGQRALRRISCGVGPRVIRKADLLDLPLPI